Genomic window (Azospirillum sp. TSA2s):
CCCGGATCGGCCAGATCGGACGAACATCGGAGGGGAAGCCAGGTCCACCGACTACCCTCAATGCGCAGACACTGTTACATTGTGACATGCCCTGCTTCGGCATATGGTCGCCTCATGGCCGTCAATCGTACAGCGCTGAACGTCTCCCTCACTCCCGAACTCGCGCGCCTCGTCGCGGTGAAGGTGGCTTCTGGCCGCTACCAGTCGGCTAGCGAGGTGGTCCGCACCGCGCTGCGCCTTCTGGAAGAGCGGGAACCCCTGCCACCCGAGGAACCCCCATCCCGTGAATAAGACGCCGGTTGCCCCGGTGCTGGACTTCCGCGCGTTGTTCGACGCCGCGCCCGGCAATTACCTCGTGCTTGCGCCGGACCTCACCATCGTTGGGGTGAACGACGCCTACCTGCGCTCCACGCTCACCCGGCGCGAGGACATCGTTGGACGCCCCCTATTCGAGGTGTTCCCTGATAACCCCGCCGACGTCGCGGCGGACGGCGTGCGCAACCTGCGCGCCTCGCTGAAGCGCGTACTGCGGCACAAGCGTTCCGACGCCATGGCCGTGCAGAAGTACGACATCCCCCGGCCAGCGGCAGGCGTGGGCGGCTTTGAGGAACGGTACTGGAGCCCGCTGAACACACCTGTGCTGGACGCCAACGGCGCGGTTACTTGGATCATCCATCGGGTGGAGGACGTCACTGACCTGGTCCGGCAGCGCGAGGTTAATGCCGCGCGTGACCGCATCGCGGTCGAGCAGCAACGGATCATCGACCAACTGCGGGAGGCAAACGCCGCCCTCTCACAGGAGACGGAAGAACGCCGCCGCGCCGAGAAGGAGGCCGAGCGGGCCAATCTGTCCAAGTCCAAGTTCCTGGCCGCCGCCAGCCATGACCTTCGCCAGCCCATGCAGGCGCTTCTGCTGTTCGTGGAGGTCTTGAAGCCGCATGTTGCAACGAAGGGGCAGGAATCGCTGAAACACCTTGGACGCGGGCTCGATGCCTTGCGAAACCTGTTGGACAGCATCCTGGACGTCTCGCGCCTCGATGCGGGCGTCATCCAGCCAACAATCCAGGATTTCGACATCGGGCCAGTCATCGAGCAAATCGGCGCCGAATATGCCCTGATCGCCGCCGCAAAGGATCTGGAACTCGACGTAGTCCTGTCCCGGACGGCCGTTCGCAGCGACCCAACCCTGTTGGGACGAATGGTGCGGAATCTGGTCGAGAACGCGTTGCGCTACACCGAAGTTGGGCGGATTGGCATCAAGTGCCGCACAGACGGCCGCCACCTGAAAATCGAGGTTCATGACACCGGCATCGGCATTCCACCCGAGCACCTGGAGCGCATCTGGGAAGAGTTCCACCAGGTCAATAACCCCGAACGTGATCGCAACCGAGGGCTGGGCCTGGGTCTCGCCATAGTGCAGCGCATTTCTAGGCTGCTCGGGCATCAAGTCGAGGTCCGATCGACGCCGGGCCAAGGGTCGGTGTTCGCCATTGAGGTGCCGCTCGGCGAAGCGATACCGGAACCCGCCCCGACTTCGGCAACCGAGGTGGCGGGGACTGGCCAGTTCGCGGTGTTGGTGGATG
Coding sequences:
- a CDS encoding type II toxin-antitoxin system ParD family antitoxin, which translates into the protein MAVNRTALNVSLTPELARLVAVKVASGRYQSASEVVRTALRLLEEREPLPPEEPPSRE
- a CDS encoding ATP-binding protein; the protein is MNKTPVAPVLDFRALFDAAPGNYLVLAPDLTIVGVNDAYLRSTLTRREDIVGRPLFEVFPDNPADVAADGVRNLRASLKRVLRHKRSDAMAVQKYDIPRPAAGVGGFEERYWSPLNTPVLDANGAVTWIIHRVEDVTDLVRQREVNAARDRIAVEQQRIIDQLREANAALSQETEERRRAEKEAERANLSKSKFLAAASHDLRQPMQALLLFVEVLKPHVATKGQESLKHLGRGLDALRNLLDSILDVSRLDAGVIQPTIQDFDIGPVIEQIGAEYALIAAAKDLELDVVLSRTAVRSDPTLLGRMVRNLVENALRYTEVGRIGIKCRTDGRHLKIEVHDTGIGIPPEHLERIWEEFHQVNNPERDRNRGLGLGLAIVQRISRLLGHQVEVRSTPGQGSVFAIEVPLGEAIPEPAPTSATEVAGTGQFAVLVDDDVIVLLGLKVTFESWGYEVLAAGSADQALRHLRDRGRCPDVVVADYRLREGQTGIEAILRIREVYGAGIPSIILTGEAECEGELQSEVAKHNLGLIHKPVTPRQLSLALDGFLAK